The following proteins are encoded in a genomic region of Nocardioides renjunii:
- a CDS encoding manganese catalase family protein, whose protein sequence is MYRHTKELQWSAKPDRPDALYAAKLQEVIGGQFGEMTVMMQYMWQGWACRTPGKYKDMILDIGTEEIGHVEMLTTLLARLLEGAPAETQAEAAAANPALAAVLGGQNPQHAIVSGGFAMPTNSMGVPWNAGYIVASGNLLADFRHNVMAEAQGRLQVARLIGMTDDPGVKETLSFALARDTFHQQQWLLGIEQLIEDGHTDGLEDSRKDEEAAGQNDVFYSFHEGSTAHEGRWAQGSTLVGDGEIRFEEGRALQDDVQELPAPDPLLFGTYDGSKGPGKPGTAGGAFVQGAQNLVSKAKDKLTPGE, encoded by the coding sequence ATGTACCGGCACACGAAGGAGCTCCAGTGGAGCGCCAAGCCCGACCGTCCCGACGCGCTCTACGCGGCCAAGCTGCAGGAGGTCATCGGCGGCCAGTTCGGGGAGATGACCGTGATGATGCAGTACATGTGGCAGGGCTGGGCCTGTCGCACCCCGGGCAAGTACAAGGACATGATCCTCGACATCGGCACCGAGGAGATCGGCCACGTCGAGATGCTGACGACGCTCCTGGCCCGGCTCCTCGAGGGCGCGCCGGCCGAGACCCAGGCCGAGGCGGCGGCCGCCAACCCCGCGCTGGCAGCCGTGCTCGGCGGGCAGAACCCGCAGCACGCGATCGTCAGCGGCGGCTTCGCGATGCCCACCAACAGCATGGGCGTGCCGTGGAACGCCGGCTACATCGTCGCCAGCGGCAACCTGCTGGCCGACTTCCGCCACAACGTCATGGCCGAGGCACAGGGCCGGCTGCAGGTCGCCCGCCTGATCGGGATGACCGACGACCCGGGCGTCAAGGAGACGCTGTCCTTTGCGCTGGCCCGGGACACCTTCCACCAGCAGCAGTGGCTCCTCGGCATCGAGCAGCTCATCGAGGACGGCCACACCGACGGGCTCGAGGACTCGCGCAAGGACGAGGAGGCGGCCGGACAGAACGACGTCTTCTACAGCTTCCACGAGGGCAGCACCGCCCACGAGGGTCGCTGGGCGCAGGGCTCCACGCTGGTCGGCGACGGTGAGATCCGCTTCGAGGAGGGCCGCGCGCTCCAGGACGACGTCCAGGAGCTCCCGGCGCCCGACCCGCTGCTGTTCGGCACCTACGACGGCTCGAAGGGTCCCGGCAAGCCGGGCACCGCGGGAGGCGCCTTCGTCCAGGGCGCGCAGAACCTGGTCAGCAAGGCCAAGGACAAGCTCACTCCCGGGGAGTGA